From Psychrobacillus sp. FSL K6-2836, a single genomic window includes:
- a CDS encoding S8 family serine peptidase translates to MLKLKRTLLMTTIFMLSFSPAAFGMTGSGSSIASKSNLPSLELQKPELNLPERLVNPENPDETVRIIVELEQAPTIEKATEKGVLYKQLDSSERESLEATVTDEQIDVQDSITDTAPSIEYLENFTTVFNGFSAEVEAKYVDEIADTAGVKAVYESTEYARPTEKPEMVYSKELVQAHEAWNEYGKKGIGMVVGIIDTGIDPHHKDMVLTEDSTGDITESEVNALLADGSIENGKYFTPKVPFGWNYMDGNNEILDLGPDASMHGMHVAGTVGANGNEANGGIQGVAPEAQLLALKVFGNDPGFASTYGDIYVKAIDDSLKLGVDVINMSLGSTAGYVDANNPEQQAVKRATENGVLVSISAGNSALYGDGYFYPYAENQDYGLTGAPSVSYDSLGVASLENSMLTAYSFTIDLEGEDGGRALYLLANNADPLNVFNGPIEIVDAGFGTVEEFKDKNFEGKIALISRGSISFVEKGLAAQAAGAAGVIVYNNTAGTINMASDPAIQIPFMSILQQDGLAMKAAYDANKTVTISYDGQFANTQNPEDGSMSAFSSWGPTPNLDFKPEITAPGGNIFSTLNDDKYGLMSGTSMAAPHVSGGAALILERVDGDFGVTGSERVRLAKNLLMNTAKPVVFDEYENGTIEYVSPRRQGSGLMQLANALNTDVVVTETTTGEAKVALKEIKDNKFTFTLKAKNFSDEEKTYNVNTQVQMDVPAPAGGGLFVNDPNNDGQFVLKEEEEVEIIAPESVTIPANGTADISVSVDVTFMAEMFNSIYTNGFFVDGFVTLTDSEEDVTGNVPLTVPFFGFNGEWDDAPIFDYFAWDPMTYWGYSALADEQGNFIDGGGDFDTSRFGFSPNGDGVRDKAIPVFSLFRNAKGFKVEVLDSGGNKLRTIKTSKDLTKHYISSATTNPFTYNTSYGWDGKINNKAAADGDYFIQLSGVIDFEGAEWQSIQFPVKVDTVAPTAEVTFVEETNTVSIANFIDNEVGTGADYWQVLVNGEVVADELSVDDSEILIDSITNKDIGTVRVWDAAGNFTDIPFQVDSEEETEHPVIFIDTPEFFDAFDNNEIVVTGRVDDASKILSVTVNGEEAEFDGVNFTHTLTLEDGVQDISVAAVDEFQNPMQITRKIFVDTQVPRVQVKNNYPKNTKSETVKVNVTVEDNFDEISLYVNGDERFAQALSEPYKMDGFSKEIEVDLALVDGNNEFTFEVEDLVGHKTTETITINKSDVVVEEPGNGGSNPGNPGGGNPGTSNPGNGGGTPPTTAPADPGNVVVDDKKVDEQVKDTKTTSVEVTVPAPTADKPKVKAEVSAIALKAIADSGKSFSLKAGETSLTVPTEVLKEISKNGNGKTNFAINLDKDAKVPGNGTTVSSVYDFEITVEKDGKTSTVSTFSKPIEVSLPVNASAVKNADKVAAYYVNETTNTLEYVGSKYANGKVTFKTNHFSKFVVVENNKTFKDLENSWAIDYIESLASKTIINGKTEDTFAPNDQITRAQFALLLTRSLNLPKEEYQGIFSDVTEDMTWSVYEIEAANRAGIIVGSEGKFNPNEKITRQQMATMIVRAIKYNDDSALKAATGKVKFADEVSIGDYAKENVALAAELGIISGKEVNGKQIFAPLENATRAQASKMLYFLLENF, encoded by the coding sequence TTGTTGAAATTGAAAAGAACATTGCTAATGACAACTATTTTTATGTTGTCATTTAGTCCTGCTGCATTCGGTATGACAGGTTCTGGTTCTAGTATAGCGAGTAAGTCAAACTTACCTTCGTTAGAACTACAAAAACCTGAACTGAATCTACCAGAGAGATTAGTAAATCCGGAAAACCCGGATGAAACAGTACGAATTATCGTTGAGCTTGAACAAGCACCAACGATTGAAAAAGCTACAGAAAAAGGAGTTCTTTATAAACAATTAGACTCATCAGAACGTGAAAGTTTAGAAGCAACTGTTACAGATGAACAAATAGATGTACAAGATTCTATCACAGATACTGCACCTTCTATAGAATACTTGGAAAACTTCACAACAGTATTCAATGGATTTTCAGCTGAAGTAGAAGCGAAATATGTCGATGAAATAGCAGACACTGCGGGTGTTAAAGCTGTCTATGAATCTACTGAATATGCACGTCCAACTGAAAAACCTGAAATGGTTTATTCGAAGGAATTGGTACAAGCTCATGAAGCTTGGAACGAATATGGGAAAAAAGGGATAGGCATGGTAGTTGGTATCATTGATACTGGAATTGATCCTCACCATAAGGATATGGTATTAACAGAAGATTCCACTGGTGATATTACTGAGTCAGAAGTTAATGCCCTATTAGCAGATGGTTCAATTGAAAATGGTAAGTATTTCACGCCTAAAGTTCCATTTGGTTGGAATTACATGGATGGAAACAATGAAATATTAGATCTTGGACCAGATGCATCTATGCATGGTATGCATGTTGCTGGAACTGTTGGTGCAAATGGTAATGAAGCAAATGGAGGTATTCAAGGTGTTGCACCGGAAGCACAGCTTTTAGCATTAAAGGTTTTCGGTAACGATCCAGGTTTTGCTTCGACATATGGTGATATTTATGTGAAAGCAATTGATGACTCTCTAAAATTAGGTGTAGATGTTATCAATATGTCACTAGGCTCAACAGCAGGATATGTTGATGCAAACAATCCAGAACAACAAGCAGTAAAAAGAGCAACAGAAAATGGGGTGCTTGTATCAATCTCTGCAGGTAACTCAGCTCTATACGGGGATGGATATTTCTATCCATACGCTGAAAACCAAGATTATGGTTTAACGGGAGCACCAAGTGTTTCATACGATTCATTAGGAGTAGCGTCATTAGAAAATAGTATGTTAACAGCGTATAGCTTCACAATTGATCTAGAAGGTGAAGATGGTGGTCGTGCTCTATATTTATTGGCGAATAATGCGGATCCTTTGAATGTATTTAATGGTCCAATAGAAATAGTAGATGCTGGATTTGGTACGGTAGAAGAGTTTAAAGATAAAAACTTTGAAGGGAAAATTGCCCTAATTTCTCGTGGTAGTATATCATTTGTTGAAAAAGGGCTAGCTGCTCAAGCGGCAGGTGCTGCTGGGGTTATTGTATATAATAATACGGCAGGTACTATTAATATGGCTTCTGATCCTGCTATCCAGATTCCTTTTATGTCTATACTTCAACAGGATGGACTAGCTATGAAAGCGGCGTATGATGCAAATAAAACTGTAACAATTTCATATGATGGACAGTTCGCAAATACTCAAAATCCCGAAGATGGATCTATGAGTGCATTTTCATCATGGGGACCAACACCAAATCTTGATTTTAAACCTGAAATTACTGCACCAGGTGGAAATATATTCTCCACATTAAACGATGATAAATACGGTTTAATGAGTGGAACTTCTATGGCAGCACCACACGTTTCAGGAGGAGCAGCACTAATTTTAGAACGAGTAGATGGTGATTTTGGAGTAACTGGCAGTGAACGCGTTCGATTAGCTAAAAACTTGTTGATGAATACAGCGAAACCTGTTGTATTTGATGAATATGAAAACGGAACAATTGAATATGTTTCTCCGAGACGACAAGGTTCTGGACTTATGCAACTTGCGAACGCACTGAACACGGATGTAGTTGTAACCGAAACAACAACTGGAGAAGCTAAAGTTGCCCTAAAAGAAATTAAGGATAATAAATTCACATTTACATTAAAGGCTAAAAACTTCTCTGATGAGGAGAAAACATACAATGTAAATACACAAGTTCAAATGGACGTACCTGCTCCTGCAGGAGGAGGTTTATTTGTAAACGATCCTAATAATGATGGTCAGTTTGTTTTGAAAGAAGAGGAAGAGGTAGAGATTATAGCCCCAGAAAGTGTAACTATTCCGGCTAATGGTACAGCTGACATTTCTGTTTCAGTTGACGTTACATTTATGGCTGAAATGTTTAATTCGATTTATACGAACGGGTTCTTCGTGGATGGTTTCGTAACACTTACTGATTCAGAAGAAGATGTAACAGGAAACGTTCCACTTACAGTACCATTCTTTGGATTTAACGGTGAATGGGATGATGCACCTATCTTTGATTACTTTGCTTGGGATCCAATGACTTATTGGGGTTACTCTGCACTAGCAGATGAGCAAGGGAATTTCATTGATGGTGGTGGGGATTTTGATACTTCCCGATTTGGATTCTCTCCAAACGGTGACGGAGTACGAGACAAAGCAATTCCCGTATTCTCTCTATTCCGTAACGCAAAAGGATTTAAAGTTGAAGTATTAGATAGCGGAGGAAATAAGCTACGCACTATTAAAACTTCAAAAGATTTAACAAAGCATTATATATCTAGCGCTACTACTAATCCCTTCACATATAATACGAGCTACGGTTGGGATGGGAAAATAAATAACAAGGCTGCTGCTGATGGGGATTACTTTATCCAACTAAGTGGTGTCATTGACTTTGAAGGGGCTGAATGGCAATCAATTCAATTCCCAGTGAAAGTTGATACAGTAGCACCAACAGCTGAAGTAACTTTTGTAGAAGAAACAAACACAGTTTCAATTGCTAACTTTATAGATAACGAAGTAGGCACAGGAGCGGATTATTGGCAAGTTTTAGTTAATGGAGAAGTTGTAGCAGATGAACTATCTGTCGATGATAGCGAAATACTGATAGATTCCATAACTAACAAAGATATTGGAACAGTAAGAGTTTGGGATGCTGCCGGAAACTTTACAGATATTCCTTTCCAAGTTGATAGTGAAGAAGAAACAGAACATCCAGTAATCTTTATCGACACTCCTGAATTCTTTGATGCTTTCGATAACAATGAAATAGTAGTAACTGGACGTGTAGATGACGCTTCAAAAATCCTTTCTGTAACAGTTAACGGGGAAGAAGCGGAGTTTGATGGAGTTAACTTTACGCATACTTTAACATTAGAAGATGGAGTACAAGATATTTCAGTAGCTGCAGTAGATGAGTTCCAAAACCCAATGCAGATTACACGTAAAATCTTTGTAGACACACAAGTACCAAGAGTACAAGTTAAAAATAATTATCCGAAAAATACCAAATCGGAAACAGTAAAAGTAAATGTTACAGTAGAAGATAATTTTGATGAAATTAGTCTATATGTGAATGGTGATGAGAGATTTGCTCAAGCACTTTCTGAACCTTACAAAATGGATGGCTTTAGTAAGGAAATTGAAGTAGATCTTGCCCTTGTTGATGGCAACAACGAATTTACATTTGAAGTAGAAGATTTAGTCGGTCATAAAACAACTGAAACTATTACGATTAACAAGTCTGATGTTGTAGTAGAAGAACCAGGAAACGGTGGAAGCAATCCAGGTAATCCTGGAGGTGGAAACCCAGGCACATCTAATCCTGGTAATGGTGGTGGTACACCACCTACAACAGCACCAGCAGATCCTGGTAATGTAGTAGTGGACGACAAAAAAGTGGACGAGCAAGTAAAAGATACGAAGACTACTAGTGTGGAAGTAACTGTTCCTGCGCCTACAGCAGATAAGCCAAAAGTTAAGGCAGAAGTTTCTGCAATAGCTTTGAAGGCAATTGCAGACTCAGGTAAGTCTTTCTCGCTTAAAGCTGGAGAAACAAGTTTAACTGTACCAACTGAAGTATTAAAAGAAATCTCTAAAAATGGTAACGGCAAAACAAACTTCGCTATCAACCTAGACAAAGATGCAAAAGTTCCTGGTAACGGAACAACTGTATCATCTGTATATGATTTCGAAATCACGGTAGAAAAAGATGGTAAAACATCTACAGTATCTACATTCTCGAAACCTATTGAGGTTTCATTGCCTGTGAATGCATCTGCAGTAAAAAATGCAGATAAAGTTGCGGCATACTATGTGAATGAAACAACGAATACTTTAGAGTACGTAGGCAGTAAATACGCAAATGGAAAAGTGACATTCAAAACAAATCACTTCTCGAAATTTGTAGTAGTAGAAAACAATAAAACATTTAAAGATCTAGAAAACTCATGGGCAATAGACTATATTGAGTCCCTTGCTTCTAAAACGATCATTAATGGGAAAACGGAAGATACTTTCGCACCGAACGATCAAATTACTCGAGCGCAATTTGCTTTATTGTTAACTCGTTCACTAAACCTTCCTAAAGAAGAATACCAAGGGATTTTCTCTGATGTAACAGAAGATATGACTTGGAGTGTATACGAAATCGAAGCAGCAAACCGTGCAGGCATTATCGTAGGCAGTGAGGGTAAATTTAATCCAAATGAAAAAATCACACGTCAACAAATGGCTACCATGATTGTCCGTGCTATCAAATACAACGATGATTCGGCATTAAAAGCAGCAACCGGTAAAGTCAAATTTGCGGATGAAGTTTCTATCGGAGACTATGCAAAAGAAAATGTTGCTTTAGCAGCAGAGCTTGGCATTATCAGTGGGAAAGAAGTGAATGGCAAACAAATTTTTGCACCACTAGAAAATGCAACACGTGCACAAGCTTCTAAAATGCTTTACTTCCTATTAGAAAACTTTTAA